The Chaetodon auriga isolate fChaAug3 chromosome 2, fChaAug3.hap1, whole genome shotgun sequence genome segment AGTTTTTAAGATTCAAGTTGGAACCaagtgaaactgaacatttgttctGGTAACACAACCACAACGAGAAGCTGTAAGACTTTGAGGAATTCACAGTCTTCATGCATTGAGCTAACTTCTCATTTTGGAATTGCCACAATCCATTCTGCAAGATATTAGTAgagttttccagcagcagagtggaTTTCTAAAGCATTTGGCAAAACACAAGACAATACTAATTTCTGGCAAACGTCCCTTCTGGAATCCTGTCACCATGAGTAGCGGAGGGACCACCACGGTTTCATCACAGGAGCCACAGGCTTTCAAACGGGCGGTACGGAAGATAAAATGCGCCGCGATGGTGGCCAACTTGGCCAAGAGTTGGCAGGGCTGGGCCAATGAACACAACAGCAAGCAGGACAGCATCCCGAGTGGCTGGATGCCCGCGTCGATTGAAGAGGAAGACAACAAAGAGCAAAGACATGTGGTCAAACTTACCGTCACCCCACGTGTAATCGCAGCAGATGCCGGCGACAACAGCGTCAGCAAGATCCGGGCCTGTTCTGTGACCAAGACGGTGCAGCCGAAACGCAGCGAGTGCAGCAGCATGGATTTGGTCAACGCCATCCGAGGCAAGATGGAGTCCGGACCCGAGGAGAGCAAGCCATTCTTGGGCAACGAGTCGCCCACACGGCGGCGGCAGATGAGGGCGCTACAGagcgcaggaggaggaggagggggggtcaTCCAAGACAGGAAGCTgatgctgcaggagaagaagcTGGGGTCGAGGAGCAGCAGTGTTGACACAGAGGACAGCGGGCTGGGAGAGGAAGCCGGGCTCAGCGACAACAGCGAGCCGAAAACCGAGCAGAGCGAAGTCCAGCCCAAGAAACACACCAACAGGCCCAAGGTAGAGTGTTTTAACACCAAGATTAGAAATGATGTTCAGTGGTGACATGAAGTAACCAACATGAATTCAAACGCAAATTTAAAGCTACACCAATCAGTATTTTAAAtcaacaataaatcaaataacTGCATCTCGTGGAAGGTGTCTCTCGACGACCCTACAGAGAATTACACATTAGCTAAATGTCTCTGTTTGCcggagctttttagcctcttttatcttattgttttggttttacagcatctgaaaaaaaatattcatgaaCCAATGTATCTGCCTAGTGCCAAACaaactggtgaacatagtggagaaTTCAGCTGTTAAGAGCTAAAAGGCGGGTGAATATTGGGGAAACATCCGTCAGGTTCCTCGGACTCCAAAGGAATCATACTACGGTTTCATGGCTGCTAGACTCGTAAAATGGGCAACTGTTGGCGAACACCTCTGTAATGTCGCGATTTCAGCTTGTTCTTCTGCCGCTTTAAAACAacttaaaatgaaactgaattgaAAAGAGTTAGTTGACTTAGCTGACAAAATTCAGCTGCTTAGAAATTGAACGAACATCAATTAATCTTAATGAATTTGAGACAAACAAGCTATCGttatagctagctagcttgacCAAGATACTACTATGTGATTTCTATTTGTTAATTCATTAAATTATCAATTTaccttttaatgttttttttttttgtttttttttttaagattcatCAGCAAGTTCCATTTATCTGTATTTAAAAAGTAGCACTGATTGAATTAAAATAGTTTTCGCGTACACAACATTCAACATTTCTCAACAAATTTAACTGATGTCCTTTCCAAATatggggggggagggggaaaaGCCGCTCTGGGCCATGATTTGTAATTTGTCCTAACAGAGAgacaactgaaaacactgagatggCAGAAAAGGCCGAACACTTTGCATCTGGCTGACATCCGAACGTCTTTTATTGTGATAGAAGAGAATTGGTGTTTTGTACATCACACAAGTCTTGACCACACACTCATGAGTTTCTCCTGCTTCCTCCACAACCACAGTAAATATTCCCCGTGTCACTGAATCAAAGTGGAggacaaatactgtaaataagagcataaatattcacacacagtcacacagcgTGAATAAACAAGTTTGAGCAGAAGTCCCTTTGATGTCACCTGAAGAAATCCAAAACCAACAGTTGCATAACTGCAATGCTAAAATGTCTCCTATAAAAGGCGAAGGAGCGGGCCAGCGGGTCGCCGGAGAGCCAGTCCAGCTCATAAAAACACAAGCTGGACCGCGCAGCAGTGgaatatatgtaaataaaaataggCACACTCTCCAACGTGTTCTCCAACCTGACCTTCAGGTGGAACATCATCAGGGAGGGGAGAACAGGGTGAAGGCAGGGAGGGCGGGGGGGGACATGGACGAGAGGCGTAACATGAGAGACTGACACTGAGACCAGAATAataagaggaaaataagaaacCTTGAACAGATATGAGAAGCAGCGTAGAGgatattttatttcatccacTTCATTAATTTAGATTTGGATGAGCTCTAAATGAAATATGCTCTTTGTTAAATGTGCAGCATTGCACagcttaaatgtgaatatttttaatgcaaagaagaagaagaaatgacagCTATGCTGCCCGGATGGAGGCATTGCTAACGTGGACATGGATGTGCTGATAATTATAGCTGTATTACCGCTGATGCACGCTGATGTGCTTACTTTAAAGATGTGAAGTCTGCTTTATTGTGGGATAGATTTGTTGCCAGTCTggtcacagacaaacagacaaacagctctGGTTTGGACTCCACGAGCTCCTCAGAGAAACATGTTGGAAAAATATCTCTTTAGCTGCAGGATGCTCTACTTTCTTCAACAgccactcacacactctgtccGTCTGCTGCTTGATGCTGGGCGGGGGGCGCTCAGTGGGTGTGTTCCAGCGTTTTCTCTCTAAAAACGGCTGCTTGCTGCCTCTGGAAACCAGCGTGATGAACCAGCACAGtaaaaatgagctaaaagatgctaagAATCTCCCCCGACATAGTCTTGGCTCAGTGTTTCAATAAACATATTGATTAGACAGCTTTAAGTAAGAGGAACAATACCGTAAAGTAAAATACTACATTAtcagtcctgcattcaaaatctaaCAAAAGTACAAATCAGCTAAAAGTGGttaaaaatcacaaaagcaAATGTTGCTGTAGGTTTATATTAATATGTGTTATTGAACTATAGTGATGCCATAACGTGTCAGCAGCACTTGGTGAACCTGATTTTAAGAACTTTGCATATTACTGAGTAGTTAAATCTGTTGCAGCCGGTTGTATTTTATAAGCTGATCACatgttttgaatgaaaattTGAATCTGAAAGATAACTAAAGCTATTACATGTAGTGGAATAAACAGATTCCCTCTGAACTGCATGGAAGTAGATGAACAGATTCTCTACCTCAGAATTGTACTTGAATATACGTTACTCtctgcagaaacaccacagcaacGAATGCTGAGAAGCAAAGGTGGtggcaaaaagagaaaaagaggatcAGGAGCATTATCGCTTCAAGGGTTCACAGGGTTTTGTAGAAGGTCCCTCCGTGACAAGTCCTCACCTTTCATAGAGCAAATTCCAAAGAGATATGGTGACACTGAGCGAAAGGCCTGGCAAGCTGAGGAAAATACCAACCGAGGTGGAAGGTGGGGGAAAGGGGAAggctgggagaggaggaaagaccagttggggggggggggggggtgcaaaacaaatcagaaaatgtcagaaacgATGCACGAAAAGGGTTCATGAACCTTTCCAAACCCTCTGCTTAGGTTTTCAAACCTTTTGCTGGACCCTCGAGGCTGACAAATAGAAAGTTTATGCATGCTGGTTTATATGAACATGCATTCAGCATTTCCATTTGTGTATACGTCTGGGGGCAAAGCCAAGGCCAAGACGAGGATCAATTGCACCAACTAAGGAGAGTTTATTTAAAGATTGGACTCATTAGTCAACATCAATGCACAGGCAGAGGGGTGGGGTCCATGCAGAGTTTTTAGCTGATCCGAAAAAAGTGACAGCAAAGTAGTTTTAActgagagagagccagagcctCTGCAGGGCCTCTGGtccaaatgtattttaaaaaatgattattCACAGACATTACTGCTTCATCAGAGCTTCTCCAGAAATTTCGTTTGCGCTTCAAAAAAGTCGATGAACTTGCAAGCAATGACGACTTGACAAAGACAGCTGGTTTCAGAGGCTAAGCGGTGCTCACTGTGGCTAGTTAACTGATTTTGATATGTAAAATCACACTTTTAGCATCGAAATGTACTTAAGAAataatgttttcttcatttgtttgaatTAAACTTCTGTGATGCTCTTCCAACTCTGACGTTAACCTGCCCGCCGTCATTTATCCCCAGATTAAGATCGTCACTTCAAACGACGTCAAAAACCGTTGGCAAGAGTGGTCCGAGCAGCACGTCAAGGGCCAGAAGCTCAACCCCTTCAGCGAAGAGTTCGACTATGAGTTCGCGATGGCCCAGCGCCTCCGCAAGGGCGACTCCGGCTACGGTCGGCCCAAAGAGGGCTCCAAGACGGCTCAGAGGGGCGACAGGGCCCAGAAACACATCcacagggagatggaggagatggtgTGGATCATCAGAGACATGGGGATGAAGGATAAAGAGGGGAGGACCGTTATTACC includes the following:
- the abraa gene encoding actin-binding Rho-activating protein — translated: MSSGGTTTVSSQEPQAFKRAVRKIKCAAMVANLAKSWQGWANEHNSKQDSIPSGWMPASIEEEDNKEQRHVVKLTVTPRVIAADAGDNSVSKIRACSVTKTVQPKRSECSSMDLVNAIRGKMESGPEESKPFLGNESPTRRRQMRALQSAGGGGGGVIQDRKLMLQEKKLGSRSSSVDTEDSGLGEEAGLSDNSEPKTEQSEVQPKKHTNRPKIKIVTSNDVKNRWQEWSEQHVKGQKLNPFSEEFDYEFAMAQRLRKGDSGYGRPKEGSKTAQRGDRAQKHIHREMEEMVWIIRDMGMKDKEGRTVITFGRLFDRYVKISDKVVGILLRCRKHKMLDFEGEMLWKGQDDHVVITLRD